The nucleotide sequence CTGTTAATTACTGAGCGGTGCTCAATCATGACTCCTTTTGGATTGCCGGTGGAACCAGATGTATACATAATATAAGCTAGATCAGTTGGACTGCTTCTCGGTACAAGATTGGAATCATCACCTACATACAATGCAGGGTTCTGAACATTTACGTACATCTTCTCTTTTGGGTAGCTGCTTTCCAAAGTGTCTTGATTGACAAGCACAACCTTGGCCTGGCTGTCCTCTAGCATAAACTGCACGCGATCATGCGGATAGTCCGGGCTAATCGGCAGGTACGCACCACCTGCTTTCAAAATCCCCAGAAGAGCTACCATCATGTCAACAGACCTCTCCAGCATTACGCCTACCGTTACACCGGGGCCAACGCCCCTTTCCACAAGCACTCTCGCTAGTTGGTTGGTTTTCCTGTTCAGTTCCCGATACGTAAGCGATTCATCGGCACAAACAACCGCAATATTGTCTGCGTATGTTTGGACCTTATGTTCGAAGATCGCTTGCAGTGTTTGTTCGGTGGAAAAATCGGAAATCTTCCTGTTGAAGTGATGCAAAATTTTGTCTTTCTCGTCCTCTGTCAACAGGCTAAACTCCCCTATTCTGCGTTCAGGTTCCGACAGGATTGCTTGAAGCAGACCGATGAAGTGTTCGCCCATTCGCTGCATTGTGCTTGGATCAAACAATTCCATGTTGTATTCCATGTTTAAGCAGATTCTTCCGGAATCGAGAAAGTAAACTCCGCAGGCAATATCTTGCCTGTTTCCACTCTGCAACGTATCTCCCTCCCCTCCAATGATGGATTCCGTGACCGAGTCCATTTCGGTATGGATGTTCATCGAGACACGGTACAAGGGATGATCCGTCTTGGAGAGAAGATGCTGTCGGCAAATGATTTCTTCCATTTCATCGATGTCGCATTCCTGATGTTCAAGGGCGCTGATCCAGATTTTCTTCACCTGCTGTAAATATTCAGGCAGTGTTTGTTCCGACGTAATTTGGAAGCGAATCGGAACAGTTCGAATAAACACACCGATACTGTTCTCGAGTCCGCTGTATCTGCGCGACGATAGAATGCCCATGGTGATGTCACTTTGAGCGGTGTATTTGGAAAGAAGGAGCCCATAGATTGCTGTCAACAAAATACTTGGCGTGACTTGATACTGTTTGGCGACGTTCTGAATAGCCTTTGCAGTCGATTCATCTAGGAAGAAGTTTTTGTTTCCATAGGTAGCTATCAGACCATTGCTACGGGGACGGTCTAGCGGGAGATTCAAAACTGGCAGATCGTCGGCAAACATATCCAGCCAGAAAGCTTTCTTTTCTTCGTAGGCTTCCGTGTGCTCGAGTTCGGTTTGCCATACGCAGTAATCGGCATATTGCAGATGGAGCTGAGGCAACAACCTTCCTTGGCTGATGCAATCCAACTCGTGATACACCAGTTTCAGGGAAAACGCATCAAAAATAATATGATGAAAATGAAGAATCAATAAACTCCCTTCTCCGGGCAGACGAACAAGACCAACGCGAAAGAGTGGAAGCTGGTCAAGTGTGTAAGGCTGATTGATTTCTGCCACGCACTTTTGAATAAACTCCTCCTGCAACTCTTTTTCCCCAGGAGCCTCCCAGTAGAAAAGGCGAAACGTATCCGATTCTGATTCATCGTGAACAAACTGAACGATGGCATCATCCTTGATCCCAACCGTGGTGCGCAGCAATTTATGCCGTTTGATTATGTATTGAAAAGCCCTCTCAAGCACATAAGGATCAATTTCATACGCTACTTTTCGAAAATCGAGAACGGCATTCTCAAGTCCGTCGAAGTAAGCTAAGTACATCTTTTTTTGTATCCAGGAAACAGGGTAATAGGGTCTGTCCGGGGCAGGTTTTATTAAGGCAAACTTGTTTTCCTGTGAGGTGCGGATATATTCAGCCAGCTCCTTGATCGTAAGGTAGCTAAAGATATTTTCCAAAGAGATTTCGATATCAAATTCGACACCAATTCGGACCTCAAGCTCCAACGCTTTTAGTGAGTGTCCACCCACTTCGAAAAAATTGTCCTGAATGCCTACGTTATTTAGTTGGAGAACATCTATCCAAATCGCTTTTAGTTTTTCTTCGACATCGTCAAGCTTTGTCTGGGTGGTTCCGTTCATCGTCCGCATTTCCTCCTTTTGGAGCTGGATAAAGAAGGAACGGGTCCGGAGTCATTAGCTCCGGCACCCGTTCTCCCAACACATCAGCTATCGTCAATCCATCAGGCACAGCATGCAAATGCAACTGCTATGATATCTTTGCTTCTGCGCCGGCTTGCAGTTCCTTAACAGTTTGGGCGATACCTTTTACTGCTTCTGCATCACCCAACAGTGCGCGATGATGAATCCAGATCACTTCTTCCGCTACTTTTTTAGAAACAGGGCAGTTCAACTGATTAGGGAAAGTATAGGTATCCCCCAGACTGGCGACGAATTCTTTGAAGATTGGCGTATCGTGAATCTGTGTATATGCAATAAAGGCTGGAATGCCTTGCTCGTTCAGCATTTCAACAAACCGCTCTCTCTGGATCCCGCCGAATTTTAGAGGATTGTAGTAGAACATGTACATGTAGTGGGTATGGATCGTGCACTCTTCTTGACGGCTTTGCGGAATGATTCCTTCGATCTTTTTCATTTCCTCATCAAGAATGTGAGCATTGCGCTCGCGAAGCTCGTTTTGTTCAGTGAGACGGGAGGTTTGCGGCAACAAGACAGCTGCTTGGAACTCTGAAAGCCGATAATTGGAGCCTTCGACAAGGTGTTGATATTTCTTATCTCCAAAAGGTCGGCCGACATTGTGATATAGAAAAGCCTGTTCATACAGATCCTGTGATTTGGTGGTCAGCGCGCCGCCTTCCCCTGCCGTCATCAATTTAAACTGCTGGAAACTGAAAACCCCAGCATCTCCTATGCTACCTGCTCGTTTCCCCTTCCATTCTCCACCGTGTGCATGGCAAGCGTCTTCGATAATAAACAGGTGAAACTCATCAGCAATCTGCTGGAGTAGGTCCATATCGCACATATGTCCTGCCATATGCACCGGAATCATCCCTACTGTACGACTAGTCACAGCTTCCCGAACTTTTACGGGATCGAGGCAGAAAGTACCGGGATCGACGTCCACAGGGACAGGAATCGCCCCAAGGCTCATTACAGGCAATGCGGTCGAGATAAAGGTAAAGGCGGGAACAATCACTTCATCCCCCGGTTTTACTCCCAAGCTCGACATAACCAGCTGAATCGCGTGTGTACCGTTTGTAACGGCCAAAGCATGCTTCGTTTGATGCATCTCGGCGAACACTCGTTCAAATTCTTTTACTTTAGTGCCAGACATGCGCCACCACTGATGACTGCGTAAGGCTTCCAACAATTCTTTTTCTTCGCTTTCATTCGCCATCGGCCAGCTTGGGAATCTTTCTGTCAGGTTACTCATTTGCGAACACCTTCCAATTCTTTGATTTTTCCTAACATTTGCAAACCGTAAGCAATACCGCCCCAAAGCGCCGCATCCTCTCCCAGGGCGGAAAGTTTTACGCTGACATTCCGTTGCGGCAGAGTCCCCAGGAAATCTTGAATGTGTTTCTCAAGGGATCGATACTGGTCAGGGAATCTGCTCACCATGCCGCCCCCCACGACCACCACTTCGGGGTCAAAGAGACGTATAGCGTTTGCAATACCAATAGCCAGCATTCGAAGGGAATCAGTTACAATCCACTGGGCAGTTTCATTTCCTTGAGAGGCTAAATGAAACACTTCGCTCGCTCTCGTAATAGACAGTCCTTTGGATTGAGCTATTCGTTCCATCGCCCTGCCAGATGCGTACATTTGCAAGCAACCGATACCTCCGCAAGGACAGCGCTCTCCCCAAGGATCAACCGTTATATGGCCCAACTCGCCGCTTGCTCCTCTTGCTCCCGTATACAAATTTCCCTGTAAGACCAGCGAGCTGCCGATCCCGGTGCCAACTACGACATACAGAAGTTGTTGAACCGAGTGATCGAGTCCAAATGCGTATTCTCCCAAGGCTCCAAGATTGGCATCATCAAACAGCACGATAGGCTTGCCCACCAAGGCTGCGAACGTATCACGAAAAGCAAAGCCATTCCATTCGGGACGATTCGGCCAGGTAACAATCGTTCCTGAGGCATCATGCAACGCAGCGAGTCCAGCTACAATCCCGCGGATTTCTCTTTCCGCCAGCTCTTCCCAATTGCTGATGACACCAGCCATTTGCGAAATCGCTTGACACGGACCCATGTCCTTCTCCAAATCGATCCTCATGGATTCCATCATCGTTGCACTCTCGAGATCAACGAGAGCCATCCTTACTGTGGAGCCTCCAAGATCAATCGTAACGAGGCATTCTCTCATGTGACAACAAGTCCTTTACGAGCAGATTGATAGAGAAGCTGGATCAGCTGAACGACTTTTTCCCCGTCCCTTACCGAGATGCCTGATTGACTTTTTTCTCTGATACACGCCACAAGATGATCAGCCTGGCGCTTAAAAGCAAGGAGCGGATCTGGTTTCGTAGGGAAAGGTATATACTGCGCTTCTTGACCAGCTTGAGTGAACAACAGATGGGGCTGCTTGTACAATCCCTGATCGCTAAAGCCGAACAGGGTGCGTAACGTCAGGCTTCCGCGCTCGCCTTTCAGATGAATCTCCACAAAATCCCCGTCCACATCATCTTGCCAACTTACATGAAGCTTGCCGAGCACGCCGTTGGCAAACTGAATCATGCCTACTGCAGTATCTTCCACCTCAACCCTTTCTGATTCAAAGCTGCCCAGCCAATTGCTATACCCCTCCTGAGTGGAAACAGGGCGAGAATAAATACTGGCCAGGCAAGCAACTGGCTCATCGGCTTCTGTCAAATAAAGCAACTGGTCAATCATATGGCTGCCCAGATCAATGAGGACTCCGCCTCCGGAAAGTTGTTTTTGGGTAAACCAGCTACCCGGACGGGGTATTCCTTTCTTTCGACGCCAACTGACTTCACAGATTTGAATCTTGCCGATCTGTCCAGACCGGATTCTTGACCGCAACTCCTGAATATCATCACGGTAACGATTCACGAACCCCATCAACAAAACAGTTCCGGTTCCTTGGGCAATGTGGCGCAGAGCTACAGCGTCTTCTGCTGTCGTCGTCATCGGCTTTTCACATAAGACATGGATTCCTCTATCCAAGAAAAATTTCGTCAATTCGAAATGAGTATGATTGGGGGTACATAAAATCACCGCATCCAAAGGAACTTGTCCGATCTCACTAAGACTGGAATACGCGATTGCGCCTGTTTGTTTCGCCAAACGGCCAGCGCGAGTTGCATCTGTATCGTAAATCGCTTGAACTGACACGTTATCCATCGACATAAAGCTGGGGAGATGTGCGTATTCTGCGATCCAACCCGCTCCAATAATCCCTATGGAAATCTGACTCTTTTGGGCCAAAGCATTCATCCTTTTCATTTGTCGTATGTTCCTGCTCTTGACTCATTCGGTTCTAGGAAAGATTTACCCTTCACGTTTTTTCATTTTTATCAAATTTTACCATATTGCTACTTGGTACTACGGATTATGTCAACAGTTCAAGCGTGAAGGAAGTCACCCTTTTTTCTTTTTCGCACATGCCCATAAGTAGTTCTCGTAACGACTCCATCTCGCTCTGGTGCGATTGGTTGGCCCCCCTGCTGTAATAGGACTTGTAATATAGTTTAATGAGCGTATTTCCATATAGTTCCCAATCATGGCACAGTTTTTTATATTCGCTGGTCAACCGGTCGAATGCAGTCTCATTCACCCAGTTATTTTTATACAGAATCAGAGGCAAATGAATGGTAGATTTCCGAAAGAAATACGGATTTTTGATCGCCACGGCCTTACGCTGAAAATTCGGAAGGGATATCCCTAGCAATCTTTGCTCGATGCTATCTGCAAATCGCTGGATGGCTGACAGTCCATACGCTGTATAAATTGGAGAATTTTCCGAATGTATCCCCTTGATTTGGGTGCGTTCTTCCAGAAGGAGAGAATGGAGATTCCCTTTTATCAGCTCTTTTGTACATCTGGAAAAAAATTGTTGCTCTTCTTGCTCTTTGATTCGCGTCGCCAAGAGAGACGGGGCCTGTGCAGATGCAAAGGCCCGATCAAAACAATCGTAGGGAAGCATGTATTTCTCCATTTTACTTGGCTGCATGCAATCCTCGATCAAAAGATATGATTTCGTCTCTTCGTTGTAACCATAAAGAAAAGCAGGGTGTACGATATGCTGTTTTTCCGAGTCTACACCGGAGGGATAATAAAAGCGGTCCAAATCCACAAAAACATAGTAGCCGTTTCGTAAAAATTCCTTGATGGCGCGATGACCACTTTCTTCTTTTGCAAAGGAATAGGTTTGGAAATCCAAAACGGAAGAAAGATCTAACACGCGAACAACATCTAGTAGCAGCATTCCTTCTTCATGTGCTTGACTTTTGTTTTCCGTCGTTTCATCCCTAGCGTCTTCTTCCAGCGAATGTAACTGATACTTTGTTTCTGCTAAGCATGGGGTATACTCAAAATTTTTATCGTGATTCATCAGGATCGAGATCAAATTGTTATTGACGCAATTTATCCATGTTCCATTAAAGGGCTCCACCGGGAGTGAAAACGCTTCCAACGATCTACACCTCCACACTTATCCTAGACCGGCTCACTCATCTCTCTGATGAACTGGTCCGCTTCGTCCGCTGTTATTTTTCCTTGCTCCAAATCATTCATGATTTGTTCAATCGTCATGTTCCGTTTTACCGGAGTAGCTCGTTTTCTCTCAAGATAGGTAGCCATATCATGTACGGTCGGATAGGAGAAAATATCGGAGATCATAAACACGCCAGGATAGGCTGCATCCAATTCCTTTTGGAGCCTGACCGCAAGCAGTGAATTTCCGCCCAAATCTTCGAAGTTGGCAAAGATG is from Brevibacillus brevis and encodes:
- a CDS encoding non-ribosomal peptide synthetase — protein: MNGTTQTKLDDVEEKLKAIWIDVLQLNNVGIQDNFFEVGGHSLKALELEVRIGVEFDIEISLENIFSYLTIKELAEYIRTSQENKFALIKPAPDRPYYPVSWIQKKMYLAYFDGLENAVLDFRKVAYEIDPYVLERAFQYIIKRHKLLRTTVGIKDDAIVQFVHDESESDTFRLFYWEAPGEKELQEEFIQKCVAEINQPYTLDQLPLFRVGLVRLPGEGSLLILHFHHIIFDAFSLKLVYHELDCISQGRLLPQLHLQYADYCVWQTELEHTEAYEEKKAFWLDMFADDLPVLNLPLDRPRSNGLIATYGNKNFFLDESTAKAIQNVAKQYQVTPSILLTAIYGLLLSKYTAQSDITMGILSSRRYSGLENSIGVFIRTVPIRFQITSEQTLPEYLQQVKKIWISALEHQECDIDEMEEIICRQHLLSKTDHPLYRVSMNIHTEMDSVTESIIGGEGDTLQSGNRQDIACGVYFLDSGRICLNMEYNMELFDPSTMQRMGEHFIGLLQAILSEPERRIGEFSLLTEDEKDKILHHFNRKISDFSTEQTLQAIFEHKVQTYADNIAVVCADESLTYRELNRKTNQLARVLVERGVGPGVTVGVMLERSVDMMVALLGILKAGGAYLPISPDYPHDRVQFMLEDSQAKVVLVNQDTLESSYPKEKMYVNVQNPALYVGDDSNLVPRSSPTDLAYIMYTSGSTGNPKGVMIEHRSVINRLDWMHKQFLITEDDCFLQKTPFTFDVSVWELFGWYFQGASVCFLEPGKEKDPEAILATIARERITLLHFVPSMLSSFLSYVEPRMERESERLSSLRFMFASGEALLPSAVNTFNRIIHERSGTRLINLYGPTETTVEVSWFDCSEGYGTQPPRTIIPIGKPIDNIRLYIVDKEDTLQPMGIPGELMISGVGVGRGYLNQPEITAQKFINDPWYPGNRMYRSGDLVRWMPDGAIEYLGRKDEQVKIRGVRIELGEIENVLLELPEIEAAVAAISISQAEEKLLCLYYVSSDMLDSEVLKSYLTSRLPRFMVPDAIMAIEEIPLNSSGKVNRKRLPAPVVEVDQATDGLPTSDVEIKLTNICQKVLRIDQLGIRTNLFSVGANSLKIILIASQIRQEMNVDIPVSHVYTHPTIAEIASYIQLESLPASANGDHGLVLINKRSTEAPNLFLIHDISGSIDAYFDLVNHLGDRFTCYGIPAEMSNGESSQDVTIEVLAKKYLEKMKKIQNDGPYFLAGWSLGGLLAFEITRQLEAAGDEVEMLVLIDSSSPLLHQHLQIPDASVVDSFRQQITQVLSAPELISQMENESTLYGLYKKTAQYMEAHNLTFEALEILMPKEILQVIPAYAQSSQVDFYRYLNLFIDFQNAYVHYHPQRKVFAQAHLIKAKESSIEEKQWNAFFYSPVNLHEMEGDHFSIFRDPGVKEMASFFESIAPKKG
- a CDS encoding DegT/DnrJ/EryC1/StrS family aminotransferase, with translation MSNLTERFPSWPMANESEEKELLEALRSHQWWRMSGTKVKEFERVFAEMHQTKHALAVTNGTHAIQLVMSSLGVKPGDEVIVPAFTFISTALPVMSLGAIPVPVDVDPGTFCLDPVKVREAVTSRTVGMIPVHMAGHMCDMDLLQQIADEFHLFIIEDACHAHGGEWKGKRAGSIGDAGVFSFQQFKLMTAGEGGALTTKSQDLYEQAFLYHNVGRPFGDKKYQHLVEGSNYRLSEFQAAVLLPQTSRLTEQNELRERNAHILDEEMKKIEGIIPQSRQEECTIHTHYMYMFYYNPLKFGGIQRERFVEMLNEQGIPAFIAYTQIHDTPIFKEFVASLGDTYTFPNQLNCPVSKKVAEEVIWIHHRALLGDAEAVKGIAQTVKELQAGAEAKIS
- a CDS encoding ROK family protein encodes the protein MRECLVTIDLGGSTVRMALVDLESATMMESMRIDLEKDMGPCQAISQMAGVISNWEELAEREIRGIVAGLAALHDASGTIVTWPNRPEWNGFAFRDTFAALVGKPIVLFDDANLGALGEYAFGLDHSVQQLLYVVVGTGIGSSLVLQGNLYTGARGASGELGHITVDPWGERCPCGGIGCLQMYASGRAMERIAQSKGLSITRASEVFHLASQGNETAQWIVTDSLRMLAIGIANAIRLFDPEVVVVGGGMVSRFPDQYRSLEKHIQDFLGTLPQRNVSVKLSALGEDAALWGGIAYGLQMLGKIKELEGVRK
- a CDS encoding Gfo/Idh/MocA family protein, giving the protein MKRMNALAQKSQISIGIIGAGWIAEYAHLPSFMSMDNVSVQAIYDTDATRAGRLAKQTGAIAYSSLSEIGQVPLDAVILCTPNHTHFELTKFFLDRGIHVLCEKPMTTTAEDAVALRHIAQGTGTVLLMGFVNRYRDDIQELRSRIRSGQIGKIQICEVSWRRKKGIPRPGSWFTQKQLSGGGVLIDLGSHMIDQLLYLTEADEPVACLASIYSRPVSTQEGYSNWLGSFESERVEVEDTAVGMIQFANGVLGKLHVSWQDDVDGDFVEIHLKGERGSLTLRTLFGFSDQGLYKQPHLLFTQAGQEAQYIPFPTKPDPLLAFKRQADHLVACIREKSQSGISVRDGEKVVQLIQLLYQSARKGLVVT